A genomic segment from Sparus aurata chromosome 10, fSpaAur1.1, whole genome shotgun sequence encodes:
- the tmem256 gene encoding transmembrane protein 256 produces the protein MPASVIVRRLAALSGASAVAAGAYGAHGFKNSDPDDYQRVLFETANKYHFYHSLALLGAAHCSKPAVAGTLLMAGMGMFCGALYHQALTGDPGLRKVAPMGGMAMIVGWLAIVL, from the exons ATGCCCGCTTCTGTTATTGTCCGGAGGTTAGCAGCCCTGTCAGGGGCTTCGGCGGTGGCAGCCGGGGCATACGGGGCTCACG GGTTCAAAAACAGCGACCCCGATGACTACCAGAGAGTG CTCTTTGAGACTGCCAACAAGTACCATTTCTACcacagcctggccctgctgggTGCTGCCCACTGTAGCAAACCTGCTGTG GCTGGTACCCTCCTGATGGCAGGCATGGGGATGTTCTGTGGCGCCCTGTACCACCAGGCCCTAACGGGGGACCCCGGTCTACGCAAGGTGGCTCCCATGGGGGGCATGGCCATGATCGTTGGCTGGCTGGCCATCGTTCTCTGA